Proteins from one Patescibacteria group bacterium genomic window:
- the recO gene encoding DNA repair protein RecO — MVLQKAIIFNKKNFRENDRFYLVFTKDQGKLELLGRGTRKKKSKLAGLLEPISLAEINYIPGRFFNTITSVNVIKYFKKSSFDPAINIWLGPLIEILNKQIKEKEKDERIFYLLTELFKLLEGTVNKNKQKIIILASIWQIVALLGYKPELYSCRKCGQSLKPEKTGFSYKDKGLLCLACAKNKKNLVSANIIKILRLFLSHRLKKVAKLKTKKEDIIEIIKITYHYVTYIFETEFSSFKFIKSLKTYK; from the coding sequence TTGGTTTTACAAAAAGCCATCATATTTAATAAAAAAAATTTTCGGGAAAATGACCGTTTTTATTTGGTTTTTACCAAGGATCAGGGTAAGCTTGAGTTATTAGGACGGGGTACGCGTAAGAAAAAGAGTAAGCTGGCCGGACTACTTGAACCGATATCCTTAGCCGAGATAAATTATATTCCGGGGCGTTTTTTTAATACTATTACCAGTGTTAATGTTATTAAATATTTTAAAAAGTCGAGTTTTGATCCGGCAATAAATATCTGGCTGGGACCTTTGATAGAAATATTGAATAAACAAATTAAAGAAAAAGAAAAGGATGAAAGAATATTTTATCTTTTAACAGAACTTTTTAAACTTTTAGAAGGAACGGTCAATAAAAACAAACAAAAAATAATAATTTTAGCTTCAATTTGGCAAATAGTAGCCTTGCTTGGTTATAAGCCAGAGCTTTATTCCTGCCGTAAATGTGGCCAAAGTTTAAAACCCGAAAAAACTGGCTTTAGTTATAAAGATAAGGGTCTTCTTTGTTTGGCATGCGCTAAAAATAAAAAAAATTTAGTTTCAGCTAATATAATAAAAATTCTAAGATTATTTTTAAGTCACAGACTTAAAAAGGTAGCCAAATTAAAGACAAAAAAAGAAGATATAATAGAAATAATTAAAATCACTTACCACTATGTTACTTATATTTTTGAAACAGAATTTTCCAGCTTTAAATTTATAAAAAGTTTAAAAACTTATAAATAA
- a CDS encoding CDP-alcohol phosphatidyltransferase family protein, whose product MNFLEIRLVLIELKKILKEIKRALFKEEGFRFNTPANYVTLLRVVILPFILWSFTKRWETTAITLLSIAILSDFADGKLAAKYGRTEVGKIFDPVADKLLFGFIVAWLWPSFLSKGEIGIQIVLEVVLLFSSFVKIFVKSSYKNEISLGSNIFGKLKFTFQSAEMTCLFLVKFNWLEKYPHLVKAWMVDPVIIRNIVWIAIILALASIIFHAIKVYWEYTHN is encoded by the coding sequence ATGAATTTCTTAGAAATAAGATTAGTGCTTATAGAATTAAAAAAGATACTCAAAGAAATTAAACGAGCTCTTTTCAAAGAAGAGGGATTTCGTTTCAACACTCCGGCCAATTATGTCACTCTTCTAAGAGTAGTTATACTGCCTTTTATCCTCTGGTCCTTTACTAAAAGATGGGAAACAACCGCTATAACTCTTTTGAGTATAGCTATTCTAAGCGATTTTGCTGATGGTAAATTAGCCGCTAAGTATGGCCGCACAGAAGTAGGTAAAATATTTGACCCAGTAGCTGATAAACTACTTTTTGGCTTTATCGTTGCCTGGCTATGGCCTAGTTTTTTATCTAAAGGAGAAATTGGTATTCAGATTGTCCTAGAAGTTGTTCTTCTTTTTTCATCTTTTGTTAAGATTTTTGTAAAATCTAGCTATAAGAATGAAATTTCTTTAGGCTCGAACATTTTTGGCAAACTCAAATTTACTTTTCAGAGTGCTGAAATGACTTGCTTATTTTTAGTAAAATTTAACTGGCTGGAAAAGTACCCTCATCTAGTAAAGGCATGGATGGTTGATCCCGTAATTATTAGAAATATAGTTTGGATCGCCATTATATTGGCTTTAGCTAGTATTATTTTCCACGCCATAAAAGTTTACTGGGAATATACTCACAATTAA
- the tgt gene encoding tRNA guanosine(34) transglycosylase Tgt, with translation MSNFRVIKYSKKNKSRRGILKTKHGSIKTPFFMPIATKGAVKTLTPKQLKDIKAQIVLGNTYHLNLRPGAKIIKKAGGLHHFMNWPGPILTDSGGYQVFSLAKFRKITPKGVIFKDNVSGQKHLLTPEKAIQIQIDLGVDIIMSLDECPPYPCPKKYAHDSMKITTDWAKRGLKYFKKHKKPGQQLFGIIQGSVFKDLREEHAKELSKMDFDGLALGGLAVGEKAKIMYKVIEWIEPHLPKNKPRYLMGVGYPEQIAKAVEQGIDMFDCVLPTRNARHGVLYTWKKEKYAASKNFYQELKIKQSKFKNDLKPVDSSCQCYGCKNYSKAYLRHLFMSGEFLGQTLATLHNLRFYLKLMEKIRNNI, from the coding sequence ATGTCAAATTTTAGAGTAATAAAATATTCAAAAAAGAATAAATCCCGGCGGGGAATTTTAAAAACTAAGCACGGATCAATAAAAACCCCTTTTTTTATGCCTATTGCTACTAAGGGGGCCGTAAAAACCCTTACGCCGAAGCAATTAAAAGATATTAAGGCTCAGATAGTACTTGGTAATACTTATCATTTAAATTTAAGGCCAGGAGCAAAGATTATAAAAAAAGCTGGTGGTTTGCATCATTTTATGAATTGGCCTGGACCAATATTGACTGACTCGGGCGGTTACCAGGTTTTTTCTCTAGCTAAATTCAGAAAAATTACGCCCAAAGGAGTAATTTTTAAAGATAATGTCAGTGGCCAAAAGCATTTGTTGACTCCCGAAAAAGCTATACAGATTCAAATAGATTTGGGAGTGGATATAATCATGTCTCTGGACGAATGCCCGCCTTATCCTTGTCCAAAAAAGTACGCCCATGATTCTATGAAAATTACTACTGACTGGGCTAAAAGGGGTTTAAAGTATTTTAAAAAACATAAAAAACCAGGCCAGCAATTATTTGGTATTATTCAGGGGTCAGTTTTTAAAGATTTAAGAGAAGAACACGCTAAAGAATTGTCTAAAATGGATTTTGATGGTTTGGCTCTTGGCGGCTTAGCTGTCGGCGAAAAAGCTAAAATTATGTATAAAGTAATAGAATGGATTGAACCTCATTTACCAAAAAATAAACCCCGCTATCTAATGGGTGTGGGCTATCCAGAACAAATAGCAAAAGCAGTTGAGCAGGGTATTGATATGTTTGACTGTGTTTTACCCACGCGTAACGCCCGGCACGGGGTTTTATACACTTGGAAAAAAGAAAAATATGCTGCTAGTAAAAATTTTTATCAAGAGCTAAAAATAAAACAATCTAAATTTAAAAATGATTTAAAACCAGTTGACTCTTCTTGTCAGTGCTATGGTTGTAAAAATTATTCAAAGGCTTATCTTCGTCATTTATTTATGTCTGGTGAGTTTTTAGGCCAAACCTTAGCTACTTTACATAATTTAAGATTTTATTTAAAATTAATGGAAAAGATAAGAAATAATATTTAA
- a CDS encoding DUF167 domain-containing protein: MILQVKVITNAREEKISRQGDFLKVKLTQKAEKGQANKALINLLSQYFKVAKSQVHIKKGEKSRIKRVEVLIY; the protein is encoded by the coding sequence ATGATTCTTCAAGTTAAAGTAATCACTAATGCTAGAGAAGAAAAAATCTCCAGACAAGGGGATTTTTTAAAAGTAAAATTAACTCAAAAAGCGGAGAAGGGCCAGGCCAATAAAGCTTTGATAAATTTATTAAGTCAATATTTTAAGGTGGCTAAAAGTCAGGTTCATATTAAAAAAGGAGAAAAGAGTCGGATAAAGAGAGTGGAAGTTTTAATATATTAA
- a CDS encoding ATP-dependent Clp protease ATP-binding subunit: MNSEKNKNQEMQFIKCPKCQGQSYYIDKKGKAVPCAACDSLGVAAYFKGRYLIWQKRITHLRILEEKTEKMVRAGINGLLIAFGILGLFLGFWQLYQHASAGYGLTHLFEIRNTSLLIFWISLLVDMYIYYRLERERTRVPHIERDFVEKVPLPENLINFKEVLDNKKIRQEVSNYLNSSAMETIEKAWELADRLGHTTLEPIHVLAAVISSSEVKIIMARLAMMPDQLIKRIKNALGKLPKIKGSDTIISQDFNKMVYLAYQEAYQGRRSTIGVPDLIIALARTGTLTQEILYDLEISFDKLRNVVEWINIEEKLRHKWTLFKAKASRKPKRGMNRAMTAIATPVLDQFSRDLTTLASQGALPLSVGREKEVKEIFRILESGKNYPLLVGFPGVGKTSIIHNIASMMASEEVPEILRDKRLVSLSVSSLVSGAGAMGELEERLSAIISEVVRSGNIVLFIDNLQNMVGVSSGGGKTMDISEILTEALQKGYFAALASTNPIDYSRYIERHGGISSIFQSVKIEEPETNEAIKILESKAGMIEVKNKVFFSYEALEKAVKLSQRYIHDRYLPEKAINLIQEVAVHVRKTKGPKNPVKSEDVAKIVSERANVQVTKITEKESEKLLNLEKRIHERIINQEEAVNSVSGALRRARVELRDIQRPIANLLFLGPTGVGKTELAKTVAEVYFGSEENMIRLDMSEYQDQSSISRILGASPGYTGSGSGGYLTEAVRKNPFSLVLLDELEKSHPDVLNLFLQLMDDGRLTDSLGRTVDFTNIILIATSNAGTEHIQRRLAQKTSMDEIKKELMEEVLFRFFRPEFINRFDNVILFKPLSMEHIEKIVGLFLKNVQKRLTDKGITLQASKEAIKELAKEGYDPIYGARPLKRKIQEIVDNALANYLLKGELSRRDVAILEPGGRIKVKKAKQL, encoded by the coding sequence ATGAATTCAGAAAAAAACAAAAATCAGGAAATGCAATTTATTAAATGTCCTAAATGTCAGGGACAGAGTTATTATATTGATAAAAAAGGTAAAGCGGTTCCTTGTGCTGCTTGTGACTCTTTGGGCGTGGCGGCTTATTTTAAGGGGCGTTATCTTATCTGGCAAAAAAGAATAACTCATTTGAGAATTTTAGAAGAGAAGACAGAAAAAATGGTTAGAGCTGGTATTAATGGACTTTTAATTGCTTTTGGTATTTTAGGATTATTTTTAGGTTTTTGGCAGCTCTATCAGCATGCCAGTGCTGGTTACGGTTTAACTCACCTTTTTGAAATACGTAACACTTCACTTTTAATTTTTTGGATTTCTTTACTGGTTGATATGTATATTTATTATCGTTTGGAAAGGGAAAGAACCAGAGTGCCCCATATTGAAAGAGATTTTGTAGAAAAGGTGCCTCTTCCAGAAAATCTTATAAATTTTAAAGAAGTATTAGATAATAAGAAAATAAGACAAGAAGTATCAAATTATTTAAATTCTTCAGCTATGGAAACTATTGAAAAAGCCTGGGAACTAGCTGATCGGCTGGGACACACTACTTTAGAGCCTATCCATGTTTTAGCGGCAGTTATTTCTAGCTCGGAAGTAAAGATAATTATGGCTCGCTTAGCTATGATGCCGGATCAATTAATAAAAAGAATAAAAAATGCACTAGGTAAATTACCAAAGATAAAAGGTTCAGATACTATTATTTCCCAGGATTTTAACAAGATGGTTTACCTGGCTTATCAAGAGGCTTATCAAGGCCGTCGCTCAACTATTGGAGTGCCTGATTTAATTATTGCTTTGGCCAGGACCGGTACTCTAACTCAAGAAATACTTTATGATTTGGAAATTAGTTTTGATAAGTTAAGAAATGTAGTTGAATGGATAAATATTGAGGAGAAATTAAGACATAAGTGGACTTTATTTAAAGCCAAGGCTTCGCGTAAACCAAAAAGAGGTATGAACCGGGCTATGACGGCTATTGCCACACCAGTCTTGGATCAGTTTTCACGGGACTTAACTACTTTAGCCAGCCAGGGCGCTTTACCTTTAAGTGTCGGACGTGAAAAAGAAGTCAAAGAAATTTTCAGAATTCTTGAATCAGGTAAAAATTATCCGCTTTTAGTTGGTTTTCCCGGAGTTGGTAAAACCAGTATTATTCATAATATTGCTTCGATGATGGCTTCTGAAGAAGTGCCGGAAATTTTGCGGGATAAAAGATTAGTCAGCCTTTCTGTTTCTTCACTTGTTTCCGGAGCTGGAGCTATGGGAGAGCTGGAAGAGAGGTTAAGTGCTATTATCAGTGAAGTGGTGCGTTCGGGCAATATTGTCTTATTTATTGATAATCTGCAAAATATGGTCGGAGTTTCTTCGGGTGGCGGTAAAACTATGGATATTTCAGAAATTTTGACCGAAGCTTTGCAAAAGGGATATTTTGCTGCCTTAGCTTCGACTAATCCAATAGATTATTCGCGCTATATTGAAAGACATGGCGGTATTTCCAGTATTTTCCAAAGCGTAAAAATAGAAGAGCCGGAAACTAATGAAGCTATCAAAATTTTAGAGTCAAAAGCCGGAATGATTGAAGTAAAAAATAAAGTTTTCTTTTCCTATGAGGCCTTGGAAAAAGCAGTTAAACTTTCTCAGCGTTATATCCATGACAGATATTTACCCGAGAAAGCTATTAATTTAATTCAAGAAGTGGCGGTGCATGTCAGAAAAACAAAAGGTCCTAAAAATCCAGTTAAATCAGAAGATGTAGCCAAAATTGTTTCCGAAAGAGCTAATGTTCAGGTGACAAAAATTACAGAAAAAGAAAGTGAAAAGTTGCTTAATTTAGAAAAAAGAATTCATGAGAGGATTATTAATCAAGAAGAAGCCGTTAATTCAGTTTCCGGAGCCTTAAGAAGAGCCCGGGTTGAATTGCGTGATATCCAGAGGCCGATTGCTAATTTATTATTTTTAGGCCCGACTGGTGTCGGTAAAACTGAATTGGCTAAAACTGTAGCCGAGGTTTATTTTGGTTCAGAAGAAAATATGATTAGACTGGATATGTCTGAATACCAAGATCAGTCTTCTATTAGCCGTATTTTAGGAGCGTCTCCGGGATATACTGGCTCTGGCTCGGGGGGTTATTTGACTGAAGCCGTGAGAAAAAACCCTTTTTCCTTAGTTTTATTAGATGAGTTAGAAAAATCTCATCCGGATGTTTTAAATCTATTTTTACAGCTGATGGATGACGGCCGTTTAACGGATAGTCTTGGCCGAACAGTTGATTTTACCAATATTATTTTAATAGCTACTTCTAATGCTGGCACTGAACATATTCAGAGAAGATTGGCTCAAAAAACCAGTATGGATGAGATTAAAAAAGAATTAATGGAGGAAGTACTTTTTCGTTTTTTCCGTCCGGAGTTTATTAACCGTTTTGATAATGTTATTTTATTTAAACCATTATCAATGGAACATATTGAAAAAATTGTTGGACTTTTTTTGAAAAATGTACAAAAAAGACTAACAGACAAAGGTATTACCTTGCAAGCCTCGAAAGAAGCTATTAAAGAATTGGCTAAAGAAGGCTATGATCCAATTTACGGAGCCAGACCCTTGAAGAGAAAAATTCAGGAAATAGTGGATAACGCTCTGGCTAATTATTTACTTAAGGGAGAGTTATCAAGACGCGATGTAGCTATTTTAGAGCCAGGAGGCCGAATTAAAGTGAAGAAAGCCAAACAGCTTTAA
- the ileS gene encoding isoleucine--tRNA ligase, which translates to MINFPELEKKVLKFWQDNNIFKKSLKKNERGTRFVFFEGPPTANGRPGVHHVLARAFKDVIPRFKTMQGYLVERKAGWDTHGLPVELEVEKELEISGKGDIEKYGLEKFNKKCQSNVWKYKKDWEEMTRRLGFWIDLEDPYVTYDNNYIESVWWILKQVWDKKLLYQGHKVVPHCPRCGTALSSHEVAQGYKNIEEESVYIKFELEEEKNTYVLAWTTTPWTLPGNVALALGEDVEYVKVKMNDEFLILAKARLDILEGNYQIVENYKGKDLAGKKYKPLFDFLNLEKETGKKAYILALANFVTTEDGTGIVHTAGMYGEDDYILSEKIGLPKVHTVDENGEFNKLVKPWAGRFVKEEKLEKEILDYLKDKNLLFKTEKYKHDYPFCWRCDSPLLYYAKNSWFIKMSALRDQLKQNNQQINWIPDYIKEGRFGEWINEVKDWAISRERYWGTPLPIWQCEKCKKYQCLGSREELNSYQGDLHRPYVDEIELDCECGGKMKRVQDVIDCWFDSGSMPFSQWHYPFENKEKIDQGLSYPADFISEAMDQTRGWFYTLLAISTLLGKGTSYKNVICLGLVLDKNGQKMSKSKGNIVKPDDIFEKYGADAARWYFYTLNQPGETKLFDMKGVEEVVKKVFLILMNVHSFYQMYAESKIPEKIKSDHVLDQWINSKINLLIEKVTQDLESFDPTKAARRIADFINDLSTWYLRRSRDRFKTGEKKDKERALATLYLVLFKLSKLMAPFTPFLAEELYKKLKGEKESVHLEDWPKAEPEKYDQVLYNMEKVQQLVELGHALRAENAIKVRQPLAQILSNINDLPEDYKEIIKKELNLHEVHLDKKEIKENIDFKIKEAGEIKVALDITITDQLKEEGLVREVIRHINSLRKKAKLTIGDKVELSYYTEEEKIKKIFENYKEEIKKETASKDLRLVIKEEAENLSKTKSFKLDHQEVIISIK; encoded by the coding sequence ATGATAAACTTTCCTGAATTAGAAAAAAAAGTCCTCAAATTTTGGCAGGATAATAATATATTTAAAAAGTCTCTGAAAAAAAATGAAAGGGGGACGCGTTTTGTATTTTTTGAAGGCCCGCCCACGGCTAACGGCCGTCCCGGTGTTCATCATGTTCTGGCCCGCGCTTTTAAAGACGTTATTCCGCGTTTTAAAACCATGCAAGGCTATTTAGTCGAGCGCAAGGCTGGCTGGGATACCCATGGCCTGCCGGTTGAGCTGGAAGTGGAAAAAGAGTTGGAAATTTCCGGCAAGGGTGATATAGAGAAATACGGCCTGGAGAAATTTAATAAAAAATGCCAGTCAAACGTCTGGAAATACAAAAAAGACTGGGAAGAAATGACCAGACGCTTGGGCTTTTGGATTGATCTGGAGGATCCTTATGTTACTTATGATAATAATTATATAGAGTCAGTCTGGTGGATATTAAAGCAGGTCTGGGACAAAAAATTATTATATCAGGGCCATAAAGTGGTGCCTCACTGCCCCAGATGCGGCACGGCTTTGTCTTCCCACGAAGTAGCTCAGGGTTATAAAAATATTGAGGAAGAATCGGTTTATATCAAGTTTGAATTAGAAGAAGAGAAAAATACTTATGTTTTAGCTTGGACGACTACTCCCTGGACCTTACCGGGTAATGTAGCTTTGGCTTTAGGTGAGGATGTTGAATATGTCAAAGTGAAGATGAATGATGAATTTTTAATATTAGCTAAGGCTCGACTGGATATTTTGGAGGGCAACTATCAAATAGTAGAAAATTATAAAGGCAAGGATTTAGCCGGTAAAAAATATAAACCCTTGTTTGATTTTTTAAACCTGGAAAAAGAAACCGGTAAAAAAGCTTATATTTTGGCTTTAGCTAATTTTGTGACCACTGAAGACGGCACCGGTATTGTTCATACAGCCGGTATGTATGGTGAAGATGATTATATTTTAAGCGAAAAAATTGGTTTGCCTAAAGTGCATACAGTTGATGAAAACGGAGAGTTTAATAAACTGGTTAAACCCTGGGCCGGCCGGTTTGTTAAAGAAGAAAAGCTGGAAAAAGAAATTTTAGATTATTTAAAAGATAAGAATTTACTTTTTAAAACCGAAAAATATAAGCATGATTATCCTTTTTGCTGGCGCTGTGATTCACCACTTTTATACTATGCCAAGAACTCTTGGTTTATTAAGATGTCAGCCCTGCGGGATCAATTAAAGCAAAATAACCAGCAAATAAATTGGATTCCTGATTATATTAAAGAAGGCCGTTTTGGCGAATGGATTAATGAAGTTAAAGACTGGGCTATCAGCCGTGAAAGATACTGGGGTACGCCTTTGCCTATCTGGCAATGTGAAAAATGTAAAAAATATCAGTGTCTTGGCTCTAGAGAAGAGTTAAATAGTTATCAAGGCGATTTACACCGGCCTTATGTTGACGAAATTGAATTGGATTGTGAGTGCGGCGGGAAAATGAAAAGAGTTCAGGATGTTATAGACTGCTGGTTTGACTCGGGCTCGATGCCTTTTAGTCAGTGGCATTATCCTTTTGAAAACAAAGAAAAAATTGACCAGGGCTTGAGCTATCCGGCTGATTTTATTTCCGAAGCCATGGACCAGACCCGGGGTTGGTTTTACACGCTTTTGGCCATTTCTACTTTATTAGGTAAAGGAACTTCTTATAAAAATGTTATTTGCCTGGGTTTGGTTTTAGACAAAAACGGCCAGAAAATGTCCAAGTCTAAGGGTAATATTGTGAAGCCGGATGATATTTTTGAAAAATACGGGGCTGACGCGGCCAGGTGGTATTTTTATACCTTAAACCAGCCTGGGGAGACCAAGCTTTTTGATATGAAAGGAGTGGAAGAAGTAGTAAAAAAAGTTTTTTTGATTTTAATGAATGTACACAGTTTTTATCAGATGTATGCTGAAAGCAAAATTCCGGAGAAAATTAAGTCAGATCATGTTTTGGACCAATGGATAAATTCAAAAATAAATCTTTTAATAGAAAAAGTGACTCAAGATTTGGAAAGTTTTGATCCGACCAAAGCAGCTCGCCGGATAGCGGATTTTATAAATGATTTATCTACCTGGTATTTAAGAAGAAGCCGGGACCGTTTTAAGACCGGCGAAAAAAAAGATAAAGAAAGGGCTTTGGCTACCTTATATTTGGTTTTATTTAAATTATCCAAACTAATGGCTCCATTTACTCCATTTTTAGCCGAAGAATTATATAAAAAATTAAAAGGAGAAAAAGAATCAGTACATTTGGAAGATTGGCCAAAAGCCGAACCAGAAAAATATGATCAGGTTTTATATAATATGGAAAAAGTCCAGCAATTAGTTGAGCTGGGACACGCCTTAAGAGCTGAGAACGCAATTAAAGTAAGACAGCCTTTAGCTCAGATTTTATCTAACATTAATGATTTGCCAGAAGATTATAAAGAAATTATTAAAAAGGAATTAAATCTACATGAAGTACATCTAGACAAAAAAGAGATTAAAGAAAATATTGATTTCAAAATAAAAGAAGCCGGGGAAATAAAAGTGGCTTTAGATATAACAATTACGGATCAGCTAAAAGAAGAGGGCCTGGTGCGTGAGGTTATCCGCCATATAAATTCCCTGCGCAAAAAAGCTAAATTAACTATTGGGGATAAAGTTGAGTTGAGTTATTATACTGAAGAAGAAAAGATTAAAAAGATATTTGAAAATTATAAAGAAGAGATAAAAAAAGAAACCGCTAGCAAAGATTTAAGATTAGTTATTAAGGAGGAAGCGGAAAATTTATCAAAGACTAAAAGTTTTAAGTTGGACCATCAAGAAGTAATAATTAGCATTAAATAA